The following proteins are co-located in the uncultured Methanobrevibacter sp. genome:
- a CDS encoding HPP family protein — MRAKELMDKNFVYLNCEDDVIEVSKVMEEIRRFTCPVVNDKKQLVGWITSFDITRGLREGNSKISEIMSGYEEVATVHEDDPARKAVILTANNKFVTVPVVNDDNQIVGMVRACDIVELLSELYDIKVEKLYKAMQNQLKGVTWEELMSASAIVSTKTTGQKITAEEYEANIVSATFGEAIWSTGGLEKFFAGLISVGEMVIARRVGKARK; from the coding sequence ATGAGAGCAAAAGAATTAATGGATAAAAACTTTGTATACTTGAACTGCGAAGACGATGTAATTGAAGTTTCAAAAGTAATGGAAGAAATCAGACGTTTTACCTGTCCTGTTGTAAATGATAAAAAACAATTGGTCGGATGGATAACTTCATTTGACATTACAAGAGGATTAAGGGAAGGAAACAGTAAAATATCAGAAATCATGAGTGGTTATGAAGAAGTTGCAACCGTTCATGAAGATGATCCTGCAAGAAAAGCGGTAATATTAACTGCAAACAACAAATTTGTAACCGTACCTGTTGTAAATGACGACAATCAGATAGTGGGTATGGTTCGCGCATGCGATATTGTGGAATTATTGTCTGAACTTTATGACATTAAAGTGGAAAAATTATACAAGGCAATGCAAAACCAGCTGAAAGGAGTAACATGGGAAGAGCTGATGTCTGCTTCAGCTATTGTATCTACAAAAACCACCGGTCAAAAAATTACTGCTGAAGAATACGAAGCAAATATTGTAAGTGCCACATTCGGTGAAGCTATTTGGTCTACTGGCGGTTTGGAAAAATTCTTTGCAGGCTTAATTTCTGTTGGAGAAATGGTTATTGCCCGCCGTGTTGGAAAAGCAAGAAAATAA
- a CDS encoding zinc-ribbon domain-containing protein: MRCPVCGEWVEDGEEYCPNCGYDVYCIDEGDDF; this comes from the coding sequence ATGAGGTGTCCTGTTTGCGGTGAATGGGTAGAAGACGGTGAGGAATACTGTCCGAACTGCGGATATGATGTTTACTGCATAGATGAGGGAGATGATTTTTAA
- a CDS encoding EamA family transporter — translation MNWNLIWPILIVILSNTFYNICMKSMPSDVNPFGALMVTYLVATVISAIIFVYMVGPSNIAFELSKINLTSVILAIAIVGLEVGYVFVYRAGWAVNTASVVANIGLACVLIFVGYFLYKENVSLNQIAGIFVCMAGLILINM, via the coding sequence TTGAATTGGAATCTGATCTGGCCAATTTTAATTGTTATTCTTTCAAATACATTCTATAATATATGTATGAAGTCAATGCCGTCTGATGTCAACCCCTTTGGTGCATTGATGGTTACATATCTGGTTGCAACTGTAATATCTGCAATTATTTTTGTGTATATGGTTGGACCGTCAAATATTGCTTTTGAATTATCAAAAATTAATTTGACTTCAGTTATTCTGGCAATTGCTATTGTAGGACTTGAAGTTGGGTATGTGTTTGTTTATCGTGCAGGATGGGCTGTAAATACGGCAAGTGTGGTTGCAAATATTGGTCTTGCTTGTGTTTTAATCTTCGTAGGCTATTTCTTGTACAAGGAAAATGTTTCATTAAACCAGATTGCAGGAATTTTCGTTTGTATGGCTGGTCTGATTCTAATTAATATGTAG
- a CDS encoding tocopherol cyclase family protein, whose product MNKSDLKRDYFMLKGPLAKKGYDWWWHSLTAYNKKTGEPRPFFIEYFVCNPALAEEEPTLGQLPENKAAGKKPSYCMVKAGTWGKNPKQIHNFYSMKYFDCPDDELNIRVGDCSLTETHMSGFSRVSEEEAREHPEYMCDAGEMMWDLDIDKQITFNVGYGASSLFRKLNSFEMFWHAEGIKTQYSGSIWLDGEEYEVIPEKSYGYADKNWGGDFTSPWLWISSCNITSLKTGKKLNNSAFEAGGGRPKAFGISIPRKLLIGFYYEGTMYEYNFARFWNMVKIDFDFEEGDEIHTWHINASNKNSRMELVLYCKRDEMLLINYEAPDGQKRHNRLWNGGNGWGEIKLYKKDGTLIDHVKIENAGCEYGEYDK is encoded by the coding sequence ATGAATAAAAGTGATTTGAAAAGGGATTATTTTATGCTCAAAGGACCGCTGGCCAAAAAGGGTTATGACTGGTGGTGGCATTCCTTAACTGCATATAATAAAAAAACTGGTGAACCAAGGCCATTTTTTATTGAATACTTTGTATGTAATCCAGCATTAGCTGAAGAAGAACCTACCCTTGGACAATTGCCTGAAAACAAGGCTGCAGGCAAAAAACCGTCCTACTGTATGGTCAAAGCAGGAACATGGGGTAAAAATCCTAAACAGATACATAATTTTTACTCAATGAAGTACTTTGACTGTCCTGATGATGAATTGAACATTAGAGTAGGGGATTGCAGTTTAACAGAAACTCATATGAGCGGATTTTCTAGGGTGTCAGAAGAAGAAGCTCGCGAACACCCTGAATATATGTGTGATGCTGGAGAAATGATGTGGGATTTGGATATTGATAAGCAAATCACTTTTAATGTTGGTTATGGTGCCAGTTCATTATTTAGAAAATTAAATTCATTTGAAATGTTCTGGCATGCAGAAGGAATTAAAACTCAATACAGTGGATCCATCTGGCTTGATGGTGAAGAATACGAAGTGATTCCTGAAAAATCATATGGATATGCTGATAAAAACTGGGGAGGAGACTTTACCTCACCATGGCTTTGGATTTCCTCATGCAATATAACTAGCCTTAAAACTGGTAAAAAACTCAATAATTCTGCTTTTGAAGCAGGTGGAGGAAGACCAAAAGCATTCGGTATTTCAATACCTCGCAAACTCCTGATTGGATTTTATTATGAAGGAACAATGTATGAATACAACTTCGCAAGATTCTGGAACATGGTAAAAATAGACTTTGACTTTGAAGAAGGCGATGAGATTCATACATGGCATATAAATGCATCCAACAAAAATTCCAGAATGGAATTGGTACTCTATTGTAAACGTGATGAAATGTTACTTATCAACTACGAAGCTCCCGATGGCCAAAAAAGACACAACCGTTTATGGAATGGTGGAAACGGTTGGGGTGAAATCAAACTATACAAAAAAGACGGAACATTAATCGATCATGTTAAAATTGAAAATGCTG
- a CDS encoding 4Fe-4S binding protein encodes MKVTFQKQMKNLEREVLLKSVDLDDDGDDFQFELNDFKADEEIIAIAPRCVRCNTCVSECPVNAIEPANIFRIAKITDKCVKCEICVQTCPVAAIKLIDNAVVYDDENDFIEYNLSNVSCSHRVVRMNDISVNYSVENNWDDCANLCPTNAFTLEFKEFFDDLGIDEGIDLAEDTLYPHVNEKMCIGCGACVEISQNDEAIELDRYLGPIIHSRNLDVNHELCVNCYLCEENCPTMAIELLDGEVVLDDDKCIRCVECTNHCPVGALKRVNIE; translated from the coding sequence ATGAAGGTTACGTTTCAAAAACAGATGAAAAATTTAGAACGTGAAGTTTTATTGAAATCTGTTGATTTAGATGATGACGGTGATGATTTCCAATTTGAATTGAATGATTTCAAAGCAGATGAGGAAATTATAGCTATTGCACCTAGATGTGTAAGATGCAACACCTGCGTTAGTGAATGTCCAGTTAATGCAATCGAACCAGCTAATATATTCAGAATAGCTAAAATAACTGATAAATGCGTAAAATGCGAAATATGTGTTCAGACTTGTCCTGTTGCTGCAATCAAGTTAATTGATAATGCAGTAGTTTATGATGATGAAAATGACTTTATCGAGTATAATCTGTCTAATGTTAGCTGTTCTCATAGAGTCGTCAGAATGAATGATATTTCTGTTAATTATTCGGTTGAAAATAACTGGGACGATTGTGCAAACCTGTGTCCGACAAATGCATTTACTCTTGAATTCAAGGAGTTTTTTGATGATTTGGGCATTGATGAGGGTATTGATTTGGCGGAAGATACATTATATCCCCATGTAAATGAAAAAATGTGTATCGGATGCGGAGCATGTGTTGAAATTTCACAAAATGATGAAGCAATTGAATTGGATAGGTATCTTGGACCGATTATTCACAGCAGAAATCTTGATGTCAATCATGAGTTATGCGTAAATTGTTATCTGTGTGAAGAAAATTGTCCAACTATGGCAATAGAGTTATTGGATGGTGAAGTGGTTCTTGATGATGATAAATGTATAAGATGTGTAGAATGTACAAATCATTGTCCTGTAGGAGCACTTAAAAGAGTCAATATTGAATAA
- a CDS encoding nitrous oxide reductase family maturation protein NosD, with protein MSKKSFIIILTVFVLLTLNFSVAHEVNSTDNSIQTDSGDTQILKASNSDVVEASSKLSTHIDVKSNTTFDVIGDYFKVKLSDENNKSVANAKLTFTVDGKSYNKNTDSNGISSLQLKLKDGNYKIVVRFAGNADYKASSITTHITMDNTRVVGSGLSNSEIQSIIDNAKVNNVILFKGKSYSGINLVITKSLSLISTVDTTLKSTSSSPVITVKGKNASLTSIKGFNIQGNGDGVKIQGSDYVTIYANDITTKGNAIIASETKYLNITKNNIVKNSKNGIVVGDSSYLYVFGNTISNNGEVGLGVAKVNHVYIDGNTISNNAKQGVYLTNSINGVNYGEGPKNIQINKNTVSKNGKDGIEIKYAGDNINIRSNTVEANHENGISLGIVGTNTIQSNVITENWENGIRFYNNYVMPKNQEISYNAVFSNLGRDVEAKDTYYQENGIKLQIGDNWYTDYNGVCPKVSTKYIKFSVKQIGDNKFQALFTDSFGNIAGLLPDRTLTFQTNNGKTVSMTISGGAAVFTADANDGDIVKATVDMSRRDNVYDSKTQSSPEINGVSPSYEYPSIPQYDLYGDIGGGNGNGNGDGSGGNANGGNSGSQEGERSNGNGTHSQQTDPSSNSNNPVNDVSQSYDTDTSAQQGASQSSNGPASGAGSANSQSVVKQIILDEDDIVRVAGISFIILLILLTIAFYYRDDIKQMKSKMQ; from the coding sequence ATGAGTAAAAAAAGCTTTATTATTATACTAACTGTATTTGTATTATTAACGCTAAATTTTAGTGTTGCACATGAAGTTAATTCCACAGATAACAGTATTCAAACAGACAGTGGCGATACTCAAATTTTAAAGGCTTCAAATTCCGATGTTGTTGAAGCGTCATCTAAACTGAGTACACATATTGATGTAAAAAGCAATACAACATTCGATGTCATAGGAGATTATTTTAAAGTAAAACTTTCTGATGAGAATAACAAATCTGTTGCTAACGCTAAACTGACATTTACTGTTGACGGCAAAAGCTATAATAAAAATACTGATTCTAATGGTATTTCTTCACTTCAGCTTAAATTAAAGGATGGCAACTACAAAATTGTTGTTAGGTTTGCCGGAAATGCTGATTATAAGGCATCTTCTATTACAACTCATATAACAATGGATAATACTCGTGTTGTTGGAAGCGGTTTAAGTAACTCTGAAATTCAAAGCATAATTGATAATGCTAAAGTGAATAATGTGATTTTATTTAAAGGAAAAAGCTATTCTGGCATAAATTTGGTTATTACAAAAAGTTTATCATTAATTAGCACTGTTGATACAACATTAAAATCCACATCATCAAGTCCTGTAATTACAGTTAAAGGTAAAAATGCATCTTTAACATCCATTAAAGGATTTAATATTCAGGGCAACGGTGATGGAGTTAAAATTCAGGGTTCTGATTATGTAACTATTTATGCAAATGACATTACGACTAAAGGAAATGCTATTATTGCATCCGAGACAAAATATCTGAACATTACTAAAAATAATATCGTTAAAAACTCTAAAAATGGTATTGTTGTTGGAGATTCATCTTATCTTTATGTTTTTGGCAATACGATTTCCAATAACGGTGAAGTTGGACTGGGAGTTGCTAAAGTAAACCATGTCTACATTGACGGAAATACTATTTCAAATAACGCTAAACAGGGTGTATATTTAACCAACAGCATCAATGGTGTTAATTATGGTGAAGGTCCAAAAAATATCCAGATTAATAAAAATACTGTTTCCAAAAACGGAAAGGACGGTATTGAAATCAAATATGCTGGAGATAACATAAATATCAGGTCAAATACGGTTGAGGCCAATCATGAAAATGGTATTTCTTTAGGTATTGTCGGAACAAATACAATCCAGTCAAATGTAATAACTGAAAACTGGGAAAATGGTATCAGATTTTATAATAATTATGTAATGCCTAAAAATCAGGAAATCAGTTATAATGCTGTATTTAGCAATCTAGGTCGTGATGTTGAAGCAAAAGATACTTATTATCAGGAAAATGGTATCAAATTGCAGATTGGAGACAACTGGTACACTGACTATAACGGAGTATGTCCTAAAGTCAGCACTAAATATATCAAATTTTCAGTAAAACAGATTGGAGACAATAAGTTTCAGGCTTTGTTTACGGATTCTTTCGGCAATATTGCTGGTCTGCTTCCAGATAGAACATTAACATTCCAGACCAACAACGGAAAAACTGTAAGTATGACAATCAGCGGTGGAGCCGCAGTATTTACTGCGGATGCAAATGACGGAGATATTGTAAAAGCAACTGTGGACATGTCCAGAAGAGATAATGTTTATGATTCAAAAACCCAATCAAGTCCTGAAATAAATGGGGTGTCTCCGTCTTATGAGTATCCTTCAATCCCTCAATATGATTTGTATGGTGATATTGGTGGAGGAAACGGAAACGGCAATGGTGATGGCTCTGGAGGAAATGCTAATGGTGGAAATTCCGGGTCTCAGGAGGGTGAACGTAGTAACGGTAACGGTACTCACAGCCAACAGACAGATCCGTCCAGCAATTCAAATAATCCTGTAAATGATGTCTCACAAAGTTATGATACAGATACCTCCGCTCAGCAGGGAGCTTCCCAGAGCAGTAACGGTCCGGCTTCAGGCGCAGGAAGTGCAAATAGCCAGTCTGTAGTAAAACAGATTATTCTCGATGAAGATGATATTGTAAGAGTTGCTGGTATTTCATTTATTATCTTATTAATTTTATTGACAATTGCTTTTTATTATCGTGATGATATTAAACAAATGAAATCCAAAATGCAATAA